A DNA window from Streptomyces sp. CA-278952 contains the following coding sequences:
- a CDS encoding DUF5709 domain-containing protein, translating into MSETDWGDDVYQPQEPEASDPGEQLDAGDTLMDPSGTGDPLDEGYAPPDRPWVVDGLGTTADERRTGESLEARLTREVPEPDGTAGDGVGDLVDGDGEPWDDEVGVARAGRLTQQADGSVPATLTASDVGIDGAAASAEEAAMHVIPEPGDDAALLEAGPAPGTGPSTSGGAASPSP; encoded by the coding sequence ATGAGCGAAACCGACTGGGGGGACGACGTCTACCAGCCCCAGGAACCCGAGGCTTCCGACCCCGGCGAACAGCTCGACGCCGGGGACACACTTATGGACCCGTCCGGCACCGGCGACCCGCTGGACGAGGGCTACGCTCCGCCGGACCGCCCCTGGGTCGTCGACGGCCTCGGCACCACGGCCGACGAGCGGCGCACCGGCGAGTCCCTCGAAGCCCGGCTGACCAGGGAAGTGCCCGAGCCGGACGGTACCGCCGGCGACGGCGTGGGCGATCTGGTGGACGGCGACGGCGAGCCGTGGGACGACGAGGTCGGCGTCGCCCGCGCCGGACGGCTGACCCAGCAGGCGGACGGAAGTGTCCCGGCCACCCTCACCGCCAGCGACGTGGGCATCGACGGGGCTGCGGCGTCGGCCGAGGAGGCCGCGATGCACGTGATCCCCGAGCCGGGGGACGACGCCGCTCTCCTGGAGGCCGGCCCGGCGCCCGGAACCGGCCCCTCCACCAGTGGCGGGGCCGCCTCGCCCTCGCCGTGA